One part of the Mariniblastus fucicola genome encodes these proteins:
- a CDS encoding RNA polymerase sigma factor gives MSPTGQIPPEQLASLLDQHARALEIYASQWCRSPEDCVQEAFVGLAARKPPPDCNVAWLYRAVRNRAINAARSAKRRTDHERQRSFEIASKVAAEFDPSQMATRRDEEQQLLSSLELLPADSRETVVLRIWSGLTWQQIAELTETSSSSAQRKYVQAIEQLRSILESTCLTKTKSQ, from the coding sequence ATGTCACCAACAGGCCAAATTCCTCCTGAGCAACTCGCCAGTTTGCTGGACCAGCATGCTCGAGCGCTGGAGATTTATGCCTCGCAGTGGTGCCGCAGCCCCGAAGACTGTGTGCAGGAAGCCTTCGTTGGTTTAGCCGCGCGAAAACCTCCACCGGATTGCAATGTCGCCTGGCTTTATCGAGCCGTTCGCAATCGGGCGATCAACGCAGCCCGATCGGCCAAACGCAGGACGGATCACGAAAGGCAGCGTTCGTTTGAGATCGCGTCAAAGGTTGCTGCAGAATTTGATCCGAGTCAAATGGCAACCCGTCGCGATGAAGAGCAACAGCTTCTGAGTTCACTGGAATTGCTCCCAGCCGACAGTCGCGAAACCGTCGTGCTAAGGATCTGGAGTGGACTCACGTGGCAACAGATTGCGGAACTGACGGAAACGTCATCCAGTTCCGCGCAGCGAAAATACGTACAAGCAATTGAACAACTTCGTTCCATTTTGGAATCGACATGTCTGACGAAAACGAAATCCCAATAG
- a CDS encoding EF-hand domain-containing protein — translation MNMKEAFVAVAAIAFTATTAFAQPPQGGPPGGGPGGPGEGHPGGGGHPILAALDVDQNHTISAEEIANATKVLKALDKNNDGILNEEDLGQMGPPGGAGNEGPGGHGGPPGGGPGRGGSGGPGGPGGGADSGQQASDFASRLMAFDKNEDGKIEKDELPARMQRVMENLDKNKDEVLDQSELDELKRGGDEPAAGGRNRRRGGDAESGGRGRGERGGRGERGARGGARGERGGQVGPEQIVEHAFEFDKDGDGKLSREEMTAFAESMPQRGEGGPGGGGPPGGGPGGRGGPPGRGR, via the coding sequence ATGAACATGAAAGAAGCATTCGTTGCGGTCGCTGCAATCGCATTCACCGCGACGACCGCATTCGCGCAACCACCACAAGGCGGACCTCCCGGCGGTGGACCAGGCGGACCGGGCGAAGGACATCCCGGTGGCGGTGGACATCCAATCCTCGCAGCACTGGATGTCGATCAGAATCATACGATCTCGGCTGAAGAAATTGCCAACGCAACCAAAGTTCTCAAAGCGCTCGACAAAAACAACGACGGAATCTTGAACGAAGAAGACCTCGGGCAAATGGGGCCTCCCGGAGGTGCTGGTAACGAGGGCCCAGGCGGTCATGGAGGACCTCCCGGTGGCGGTCCCGGACGAGGCGGGTCGGGCGGACCGGGCGGACCAGGCGGCGGGGCGGATAGCGGTCAGCAAGCCAGTGACTTTGCCAGCCGATTGATGGCGTTCGACAAAAATGAGGACGGCAAAATCGAGAAAGACGAATTGCCAGCTCGCATGCAACGTGTGATGGAGAACCTGGACAAAAACAAAGACGAAGTTCTTGATCAGTCAGAGCTTGATGAACTCAAGCGTGGCGGAGACGAACCTGCAGCAGGCGGTCGCAATCGTCGTCGGGGCGGAGACGCAGAATCCGGCGGCCGTGGTCGTGGCGAACGCGGTGGCCGAGGCGAGCGTGGTGCCCGCGGTGGCGCTCGAGGAGAGCGTGGCGGTCAAGTAGGACCTGAACAAATCGTTGAGCACGCATTCGAGTTCGACAAAGATGGCGACGGAAAACTTAGCCGTGAAGAGATGACTGCGTTTGCTGAAAGCATGCCACAGCGTGGCGAAGGCGGTCCTGGCGGCGGAGGCCCTCCTGGTGGTGGCCCCGGCGGTCGAGGTGGCCCTCCCGGACGCGGACGCTAA
- a CDS encoding DUF1559 family PulG-like putative transporter, giving the protein MKTNKQTHLAALAVLIACVLQTTFASAQDDASETASFATEDLIGIAYADLNEVQFGDLMERAIESKLLEGVKAEQASMGATMAQSFVEQLTSAGAKRIYCLVRQADIENLQAPVVAFSLKKDASLEKLERRVKMLASLMGDEEIQVTTKGDLVIVGQQAAVKLFSDSPTVPREDFASAWKQSDTSNAGIILCGDADSRRVIRELFPQLEKPFQQIDGKLIADRVEHVSLSLTLKGQLAGKLAVQTADAEAANIMARSYKSLVEQMNETESETLQRFNPRLESWAKVMAPILRKVESKIEGSNVVFDLEPVLQDPKAIATAIEPVRRSARIAQTTNNVRQILLAMLNFESAYKHLPARAITDKDGKPLLSWRVQILPFLEQNNLYKQFKLDEPWDSPHNIKLLETMPITYASQFPEDDELQAAGKTRIVLPVGEGCAFDLAEGKTFRQIKDGSSNTIAVLLSTPEAAVPWTKPADWEIDMANPTATIIQGDSPRIFGVLDGSVHEFSESITDEVFKAMLTFEGGEVFDWGSVEKE; this is encoded by the coding sequence ATGAAAACAAACAAGCAAACCCACCTCGCAGCGCTCGCCGTGCTGATCGCTTGCGTTTTACAAACCACATTCGCAAGCGCACAAGACGATGCATCGGAAACCGCCAGCTTCGCGACCGAAGACCTGATTGGCATCGCCTATGCTGATTTGAACGAAGTCCAGTTCGGCGATTTGATGGAACGGGCGATCGAATCGAAGCTGCTCGAAGGCGTCAAAGCGGAACAGGCAAGCATGGGCGCAACGATGGCTCAATCCTTCGTCGAGCAATTGACCAGCGCCGGAGCAAAACGGATTTACTGTCTGGTTCGGCAGGCGGACATCGAGAACTTGCAGGCTCCGGTCGTCGCGTTCTCGCTCAAGAAAGATGCCTCGCTGGAAAAACTGGAACGACGCGTCAAAATGCTGGCTTCGCTGATGGGCGATGAGGAAATTCAGGTGACGACCAAGGGCGACCTTGTCATCGTCGGGCAACAGGCCGCGGTGAAGCTCTTCTCAGATTCGCCAACGGTTCCACGAGAAGATTTCGCATCCGCGTGGAAGCAATCTGACACCTCCAACGCCGGAATCATTCTTTGTGGCGATGCGGATTCTCGCAGAGTTATTCGGGAACTTTTCCCGCAACTGGAAAAGCCCTTTCAGCAAATCGATGGCAAGCTGATCGCCGACCGAGTCGAACACGTTTCACTTTCGCTAACGCTAAAGGGTCAGTTGGCCGGAAAGTTGGCTGTACAAACCGCCGACGCCGAAGCCGCGAACATTATGGCTCGGTCCTACAAATCGTTGGTCGAACAAATGAACGAAACTGAAAGTGAAACTCTGCAGCGTTTCAATCCGCGATTGGAATCGTGGGCCAAAGTCATGGCTCCTATCCTGCGCAAAGTAGAAAGCAAAATCGAAGGTTCCAACGTTGTCTTCGATCTGGAACCCGTTCTGCAGGATCCCAAGGCGATTGCGACCGCGATTGAGCCCGTTCGCCGATCGGCCCGCATCGCGCAAACGACAAACAATGTGCGGCAAATTCTGCTGGCGATGCTCAATTTCGAAAGTGCTTACAAACATCTGCCGGCTCGCGCGATTACGGACAAAGACGGCAAACCGCTGCTCAGTTGGCGCGTTCAGATTCTGCCTTTCCTCGAACAAAACAATCTTTACAAACAGTTCAAACTGGACGAGCCCTGGGACAGCCCGCACAACATCAAACTGCTCGAGACTATGCCGATCACCTACGCGTCTCAGTTCCCGGAAGACGACGAACTTCAAGCCGCTGGCAAAACTCGGATCGTGCTACCTGTTGGCGAAGGCTGTGCGTTTGACTTGGCCGAAGGCAAGACCTTCCGTCAGATAAAGGATGGTTCCAGCAACACCATCGCCGTGCTGCTTTCGACGCCCGAGGCCGCAGTTCCGTGGACCAAGCCGGCTGACTGGGAGATCGATATGGCGAATCCGACCGCGACGATCATTCAGGGCGATTCGCCACGGATTTTCGGTGTCCTCGACGGTTCGGTCCACGAGTTTTCCGAATCGATCACCGACGAGGTCTTCAAAGCGATGCTCACTTTCGAAGGCGGCGAAGTCTTCGATTGGGGATCGGTCGAGAAAGAATAG
- a CDS encoding FeoA family protein, whose translation MNVVQQYIQLRELQSGQIAKVMSISGDPREIARVAALGLRTGEVISVTRGGITCIVQFCNGNRFCLRMSDSLEILVKTI comes from the coding sequence ATGAATGTCGTCCAACAGTACATTCAGCTACGTGAACTGCAATCAGGCCAGATCGCGAAGGTCATGTCCATTTCTGGCGACCCGCGTGAGATTGCCCGTGTCGCGGCACTTGGATTGCGAACTGGCGAAGTCATTTCGGTGACTCGTGGTGGCATTACCTGCATCGTTCAGTTCTGCAACGGAAATCGATTCTGTTTGCGTATGTCGGACAGTCTCGAAATTCTAGTAAAAACTATCTGA
- a CDS encoding PadR family transcriptional regulator: MKLEREMMRGAGPTAVMQLLSSGEMYGYEIVESLAKRSKGVFELGQSTLYPMLYNLESKGLVTSREKKADNGRKRRYYRLTVKGKKKLETDREQWKAITQGMRALGLTRGDGGSALPAGATP; encoded by the coding sequence ATGAAGCTGGAACGGGAAATGATGCGTGGGGCAGGGCCGACTGCGGTGATGCAGTTGCTTTCTTCCGGCGAGATGTACGGCTATGAAATCGTTGAATCGCTCGCGAAACGTTCCAAAGGCGTCTTTGAGCTGGGGCAGTCGACGCTCTATCCGATGCTCTACAACCTCGAATCGAAAGGGTTGGTGACGTCGCGTGAAAAGAAAGCCGATAACGGCCGAAAACGTCGCTACTACCGTTTGACGGTCAAAGGAAAGAAGAAGCTGGAGACGGATCGCGAGCAGTGGAAAGCGATCACGCAGGGAATGCGAGCTCTCGGTTTGACCCGTGGCGATGGAGGTTCTGCTTTGCCTGCCGGAGCGACCCCATGA
- the feoB gene encoding ferrous iron transport protein B — protein sequence MANPVKAAPGCTVVVLGNPNAGKSTLFNGLTGVRQHVGNYPGVTVEKRSGLISIDDEDFELVDLPGTYSLAPTSPEEMLAVKILLGKPPAAGKPDVILCVIDASNMQRNLFLVSQVLELNQPTVVAVNMVDVAKRNGVEIDCEKLQQLLGVPVVPVQAKRREGFDALKRAIADSRNKNPDFPHDPFEASLKDRIEQLESTCPDDCALKRFAVTRMLFDTDGFMADQLKSEVGPTTLESVESEKQKMESGKEPVFESESSARYSWITRHSDEFIKQTGPVRASSITDRLDAWLTHPIWGLGVALLVSVMLFQLVFWIADPASDMIDWFNGTLASIVNGVVPAGTLNSLLVDGLINGVGSVLIFLPQILLLFLILALLEDSGYLARAAFLMDRYLSKIGLSGVTLFPLLSSFACAIPGIMATRVIKNDRERLVTILIAPLMSCSARLPVYVLLIATFVPAQSYLGGLLGLRGLTMFAMYMVGIVVAVIVAWILRRTFVKSPPTSFVLEMPSYKVPSLRNVGQRMFDGGWSFIRDAGTIIVAVTILVWAAAYFPRLNESNPPAELTNDFAVVQRLEPQLETLADDAAERPSIESELAVAQNNISAFHLRQSYLGRSGKLIEPVVKPLGWDWRIGSAAIASFPAREVVVSTMGVIFGLGSEVDEESDSLREQLAAAKWEGSDRPLFTLPVALSLMVFFALCAQCVSTLAVIKRETNSWFWPTFSFVYMTVLAYIGAFAVYQIFSRMIS from the coding sequence ATGGCCAATCCCGTCAAAGCCGCTCCCGGCTGCACGGTTGTCGTCCTTGGGAATCCCAACGCAGGAAAGTCGACGCTGTTCAACGGGCTCACCGGCGTCCGCCAGCATGTTGGCAACTATCCCGGCGTCACCGTTGAAAAACGCAGCGGTCTGATCTCGATCGACGACGAAGACTTCGAACTTGTCGATCTTCCCGGCACCTACAGCCTGGCTCCGACTTCGCCAGAGGAAATGCTGGCCGTCAAAATTCTGCTTGGAAAGCCTCCGGCGGCCGGAAAGCCCGATGTGATCCTGTGCGTGATCGACGCCAGCAACATGCAGCGGAATCTGTTTCTTGTCAGCCAGGTGTTGGAGCTGAATCAGCCGACCGTTGTGGCGGTCAACATGGTCGATGTCGCCAAACGCAACGGCGTGGAGATCGATTGCGAGAAACTTCAGCAACTCCTGGGCGTGCCCGTGGTTCCCGTACAAGCCAAACGGAGGGAGGGCTTCGACGCGCTGAAACGGGCGATTGCAGATTCGCGGAACAAGAATCCTGACTTCCCGCACGATCCGTTCGAAGCCAGCTTGAAGGATCGCATCGAGCAACTGGAATCGACCTGCCCGGACGATTGTGCACTAAAACGCTTTGCTGTCACGCGAATGCTGTTCGACACCGATGGTTTTATGGCGGACCAGCTCAAATCCGAAGTCGGCCCGACGACGCTCGAAAGCGTAGAGTCCGAAAAACAGAAAATGGAATCCGGTAAAGAACCGGTTTTCGAAAGTGAATCCAGCGCCCGTTACTCCTGGATCACCCGACACAGCGACGAATTCATCAAGCAAACCGGTCCGGTTCGCGCGTCGAGCATCACCGACCGGCTCGATGCCTGGTTGACGCATCCGATCTGGGGATTGGGCGTGGCTCTGCTCGTTTCGGTCATGCTGTTTCAGCTGGTGTTCTGGATCGCCGATCCGGCTTCGGACATGATCGACTGGTTCAACGGAACGCTGGCTTCGATCGTCAACGGAGTTGTGCCCGCAGGCACGCTTAACAGTTTGCTTGTCGATGGGCTGATCAATGGCGTCGGCAGCGTGCTGATCTTTCTGCCGCAGATTCTGCTGTTGTTTTTGATTTTGGCGCTGCTGGAAGATTCGGGTTATCTCGCGCGAGCCGCGTTCCTGATGGACCGCTACCTGTCAAAGATCGGACTGAGCGGAGTGACGCTGTTTCCGCTGTTGTCTTCGTTCGCCTGCGCGATTCCTGGAATCATGGCGACTCGTGTGATCAAAAACGATCGCGAGCGACTGGTCACGATTCTGATCGCGCCGTTGATGAGCTGCAGTGCGCGGCTGCCGGTTTACGTGCTGTTGATCGCCACGTTTGTGCCCGCCCAAAGTTACCTCGGTGGCTTGCTGGGATTGCGAGGCCTGACGATGTTCGCGATGTACATGGTCGGGATCGTGGTGGCCGTGATCGTTGCCTGGATTCTTCGACGGACGTTCGTCAAATCGCCGCCGACGTCTTTCGTGCTGGAGATGCCGTCCTACAAAGTTCCCAGCCTTCGCAACGTTGGACAGAGGATGTTCGATGGAGGATGGTCGTTTATTCGCGACGCGGGGACAATCATCGTCGCGGTCACGATTCTGGTTTGGGCCGCTGCGTATTTTCCGCGTCTCAATGAGAGCAATCCGCCGGCTGAGCTGACGAACGATTTCGCCGTCGTGCAGCGACTGGAACCGCAGCTGGAAACGTTGGCCGATGATGCTGCCGAACGCCCGTCCATCGAAAGCGAACTGGCTGTTGCCCAGAACAATATTTCGGCTTTCCATTTGCGTCAGAGTTATCTGGGCCGCAGCGGAAAGCTGATCGAACCAGTCGTTAAGCCGCTGGGTTGGGATTGGCGAATCGGCAGCGCCGCGATCGCCTCCTTCCCGGCTCGCGAGGTCGTCGTGTCCACGATGGGAGTCATCTTCGGGCTCGGCTCGGAAGTCGACGAAGAATCGGACTCGCTGCGAGAACAACTGGCAGCTGCTAAATGGGAAGGCTCCGACCGACCGCTGTTTACGCTGCCGGTGGCGCTTTCGTTGATGGTATTTTTCGCGTTGTGCGCCCAGTGCGTGTCGACGCTTGCGGTCATCAAGCGGGAAACCAACTCGTGGTTCTGGCCAACTTTTTCATTCGTCTACATGACGGTGCTGGCGTATATTGGAGCCTTCGCGGTTTACCAGATTTTCAGCCGAATGATTTCCTGA
- a CDS encoding serine/threonine-protein kinase translates to MNIDTDTDIHEPDRNPMDVLAEQFTQECREGLRPSVEDYARKHPELAEKIRNLFPSIQAIEQLGSHAASEKRFAKANAVFDRNEIEQIGDYRIVREIGRGGMGIVYEAIQQSLGRHVAIKLLLQTSTAPKHLQRFEREARTAANLHHTNIVPVFGVGSQDGFHYYVMQLIEGVGLDRVIEDLRAYNRNSKNGSPQPAHLKHASGFENVARIGRNVADALQYAHDQGTLHRDIKPANLLLDSEGAVWVADFGLAKAMEDSNVSRTGEVIGTLRFMAPEQFAGNPDPRSDVYSLGLTIYELLTLKPAWDENSRSHLLSGAHSKQTQIVSPIKLDSRIPRDLETIVMKACAREPNDRYRTAGDLAHDLDNFLEGRPINARPPYSFEVFAKWCRRNPAIASLSGLTAMLLTLVAVLTSIGYFRANTALKRELEEKARTVIAKRKAEQTLGISLQALDRVYKRFVPDQISATTDATLEGVDGEQLTVSSQAMLSRETAALLEDVLSFYDQFAKQDSESLLLKREAAKANRRVGDIHRKLGDYEKSVLAYDTAVDMYEEIGDSNLEIARIQTAIGDVFHESRERDLSEASYIHAKRLLEELHQANPDAANAKYELARTLYRLSRKRPEDSGRRGPQPPRQSDDRQGPPRDGERREDRPPPSSPGMGLDGPPPRGNRNSPELNRAIRLLEELRSQYPQNPDYQFLLAVCHRDRNGGPGEVDQPSIDLLEELCERYPQMPDYRFELAETLSLAPHHGLEQSEAEESIRQLRESLEILERLVASHPNIPQYMKTKAHAHHKLGTMLRESPKVRLSGGDEQLAEALKNLRDAVAAQLAIHEQFPDSAPDLLWLARMRENLAEGLLQNNEPEQALEVIKQSIAESAPLAYEDSEIDEPGNRPAALHTMVIQYEALFEILNALGRGEEADQAMFDADIFRAQLPQPPRRRENGP, encoded by the coding sequence ATGAACATCGACACGGACACTGATATTCACGAACCAGATCGCAACCCGATGGACGTGCTCGCGGAGCAGTTCACTCAGGAATGTCGTGAAGGTTTGCGCCCGTCGGTCGAAGACTACGCGAGGAAGCATCCCGAGTTGGCGGAGAAAATTCGCAATCTTTTCCCTTCGATCCAGGCCATCGAACAACTTGGATCGCATGCGGCGTCGGAGAAACGTTTTGCGAAAGCGAACGCTGTTTTTGACCGCAACGAAATCGAACAGATCGGCGACTATCGGATCGTTCGCGAGATTGGTCGCGGAGGCATGGGCATCGTTTACGAAGCCATCCAGCAGTCGCTCGGCCGGCATGTCGCGATCAAGCTGTTGCTGCAAACTTCAACCGCGCCAAAACACTTGCAGCGTTTCGAACGTGAAGCACGTACTGCGGCGAACTTGCACCATACCAACATCGTGCCCGTTTTCGGCGTCGGCAGCCAGGACGGGTTTCATTACTACGTGATGCAACTAATCGAAGGCGTTGGACTTGATCGGGTCATCGAAGACTTGCGAGCTTACAATCGAAACTCGAAAAACGGATCGCCCCAACCGGCTCATTTGAAACACGCTTCGGGTTTCGAAAACGTGGCGAGGATCGGTCGAAACGTTGCCGACGCATTGCAGTACGCTCACGATCAGGGCACGCTCCATCGCGATATCAAGCCAGCGAATTTGCTGTTGGATTCCGAAGGCGCCGTTTGGGTGGCGGATTTCGGGCTGGCGAAAGCCATGGAAGACAGCAACGTTAGCCGTACGGGCGAAGTTATCGGAACGTTGCGTTTTATGGCTCCCGAGCAGTTTGCTGGCAATCCGGATCCGCGGAGCGACGTCTACAGCTTGGGCCTGACGATCTATGAGCTGTTGACGTTAAAGCCAGCCTGGGACGAAAACAGCCGCTCACATTTGCTTTCCGGCGCTCATTCGAAACAGACGCAAATCGTGTCGCCGATCAAACTTGATTCGCGAATTCCGCGCGATCTGGAAACGATCGTGATGAAAGCCTGTGCGCGCGAACCGAATGATCGCTATCGGACTGCTGGCGATTTGGCTCATGATCTGGACAACTTTCTCGAAGGCCGGCCCATCAATGCGCGGCCTCCGTATTCGTTCGAAGTTTTTGCCAAGTGGTGTCGCCGAAACCCGGCAATCGCTTCGCTTTCGGGACTGACGGCGATGCTGCTAACTTTGGTCGCGGTTTTGACATCGATCGGGTACTTTCGAGCCAACACGGCGCTTAAACGCGAGCTGGAAGAAAAAGCCCGCACGGTGATTGCGAAACGCAAAGCCGAACAAACGCTGGGCATTTCCCTGCAGGCGCTTGATCGTGTTTACAAACGATTTGTGCCGGACCAAATCTCGGCGACGACCGATGCGACGCTCGAAGGAGTCGACGGCGAACAGTTGACCGTTTCGTCCCAGGCGATGCTGTCCCGGGAAACCGCAGCGTTGCTTGAGGACGTGCTCAGCTTTTATGATCAGTTCGCCAAACAGGACAGTGAGAGCTTGCTGCTCAAACGCGAAGCCGCAAAAGCCAACCGGCGAGTTGGCGACATCCATCGTAAGCTTGGCGACTACGAAAAGTCCGTGCTGGCTTACGATACCGCGGTCGACATGTATGAGGAGATTGGCGATTCAAATTTGGAGATTGCCAGAATTCAAACGGCGATCGGGGACGTGTTTCACGAGTCGAGAGAGCGGGATCTTTCGGAGGCTTCATATATTCATGCGAAGCGATTGCTGGAGGAACTCCATCAGGCGAACCCTGACGCTGCGAATGCGAAGTACGAGCTGGCCCGAACGCTGTATCGACTTTCGCGAAAACGCCCTGAGGACTCGGGACGCCGCGGCCCACAACCGCCGCGACAATCGGACGATCGCCAAGGTCCGCCACGAGACGGTGAACGTCGCGAAGATCGTCCGCCGCCTTCCTCGCCAGGCATGGGGCTCGATGGCCCGCCGCCACGCGGAAACCGGAACTCACCTGAATTGAACCGGGCAATCCGTTTGCTGGAAGAGTTGCGATCGCAATACCCGCAGAATCCTGACTATCAGTTTCTGTTGGCTGTTTGTCATCGTGATCGCAACGGAGGTCCCGGCGAAGTTGATCAGCCGTCAATTGACTTGCTGGAGGAACTTTGCGAGCGCTACCCGCAAATGCCGGACTACCGTTTCGAACTGGCGGAAACGCTTAGCCTCGCGCCGCATCATGGCCTGGAGCAATCTGAAGCGGAAGAATCAATTCGACAGCTGCGTGAGTCGCTGGAAATTCTGGAACGTCTCGTCGCCAGCCACCCGAACATTCCCCAGTACATGAAAACGAAGGCTCACGCACATCACAAACTTGGCACGATGTTACGGGAGTCACCGAAAGTCCGACTGTCGGGTGGCGATGAGCAATTGGCAGAAGCATTGAAGAATCTTCGCGACGCGGTCGCGGCTCAGTTGGCGATTCACGAACAGTTTCCTGACTCTGCGCCCGATCTACTTTGGTTGGCCCGGATGCGGGAGAATCTGGCCGAGGGTTTGCTGCAAAACAACGAACCGGAACAGGCGTTGGAAGTTATCAAACAGTCGATCGCCGAGTCTGCCCCGTTGGCGTATGAAGATTCGGAAATTGACGAACCAGGCAATCGCCCGGCAGCTTTGCATACGATGGTGATCCAGTATGAAGCGTTGTTCGAGATCCTCAATGCTCTGGGGCGTGGCGAAGAAGCCGATCAGGCGATGTTCGATGCCGATATCTTTCGCGCTCAATTGCCGCAACCACCCCGTCGCCGGGAAAACGGTCCTTGA
- a CDS encoding sigma-70 family RNA polymerase sigma factor, with amino-acid sequence MNTPNHPDDEDILYLREGGPQAVADLYSKYRPQLERMVEFRMDRRLLGRVDAADVLQDSYMEIARRVESFLEDPAVSFFVWARQITWQTLMMSHRSHLGVQKRDARQEVRLHGGGYSQGTSVSLASRLVGDVTSPSQGAIRDEQTQQLREALDSMDSVDREVLALRHFEQLSNKEVAEVLNLGKTAASNRYVRALERLKKIMDETLGT; translated from the coding sequence TTGAATACACCCAATCATCCCGACGACGAAGATATTCTCTACCTGCGTGAAGGCGGACCGCAGGCCGTTGCCGATCTCTATTCGAAATACCGTCCGCAACTGGAACGGATGGTGGAGTTCCGGATGGACCGCCGGTTGCTGGGGCGAGTGGACGCTGCGGATGTTTTGCAGGATTCATATATGGAGATCGCACGCCGGGTCGAATCGTTCCTCGAAGATCCGGCGGTTTCGTTTTTTGTCTGGGCTCGACAGATCACGTGGCAAACTTTGATGATGTCGCATCGCTCGCATCTTGGAGTGCAGAAACGCGATGCTCGTCAGGAAGTTCGGCTGCATGGCGGCGGCTACAGCCAGGGAACGTCGGTTTCGTTAGCTTCACGACTGGTCGGTGACGTCACGTCGCCAAGCCAGGGAGCGATTCGGGATGAGCAGACTCAGCAGTTGCGTGAGGCGCTCGACTCGATGGATTCGGTAGATCGGGAGGTGTTGGCATTGAGACATTTTGAACAGCTTTCGAACAAGGAAGTCGCCGAGGTATTGAACCTTGGGAAAACGGCAGCAAGCAACCGATATGTGCGAGCATTGGAACGGTTAAAAAAGATTATGGACGAGACGCTGGGGACATAG